A DNA window from Candidatus Neomarinimicrobiota bacterium contains the following coding sequences:
- a CDS encoding SagB/ThcOx family dehydrogenase, which yields MLSSKLSIILVSFLTFSITLGGDRLKLPYPNYKGGVSLEEAIYKRRSIRDFSEKKLTLEQISQLLWAAQGITDNRYGFRTAPSAGATYPFDVYIIVDRVDKLDSGIYRYIPQDHLLENIEKGRFNKILADFALGQDAIAQAPVNILLSAVYERTTSRYGKRGIMYVHIEAGHIAQNIHLQAVTLGLGSVPIGAFYPEKIKSRFNLPGEPLYIIPVGYPER from the coding sequence ATGTTATCTTCAAAGCTATCAATCATTTTAGTTAGTTTTCTAACATTCAGTATTACATTGGGAGGTGATAGATTGAAGTTACCATACCCAAATTATAAAGGTGGTGTTTCTCTAGAAGAGGCAATATACAAAAGAAGATCAATTCGAGATTTTTCAGAGAAGAAACTGACTCTGGAACAGATTTCACAACTACTCTGGGCTGCACAGGGAATTACGGACAATCGATATGGTTTCAGGACAGCACCATCAGCGGGTGCTACGTATCCTTTTGATGTGTATATTATTGTGGATAGAGTTGATAAATTAGATTCTGGAATTTATAGATATATTCCTCAAGATCATCTTCTGGAAAACATTGAGAAAGGAAGATTCAATAAAATACTTGCGGATTTTGCATTGGGACAGGATGCAATTGCTCAGGCTCCTGTAAATATTTTATTGTCAGCTGTATATGAGCGGACAACCTCTCGGTATGGAAAGCGAGGTATTATGTATGTTCATATAGAAGCTGGCCATATTGCACAGAATATACATTTGCAGGCGGTGACATTGGGACTTGGTTCTGTTCCTATAGGTGCTTTTTATCCTGAAAAAATCAAGAGTAGATTTAATCTACCTGGAGAACCATTATATATCATTCCTGTGGGTTATCCTGAGCGTTGA
- a CDS encoding RecX family transcriptional regulator produces MFKILKIEQNPKRRELFYIFLNDGRVLELKYQTIQHFKLFADDIITEKQLNLIMSHDNYERAKDIALKFLAKRSRTKYEICKYLKTKGFQNMEIFRVLLFCYNKGLINDYEYAKRYTLECINSKKDGLYKIRRKLLEKGISKKTVNRVLKELVTEDNQLTNAFTLAQKKLKLLSGKSNKKEKLYRYLLQKGFPKNVIFKAINHFS; encoded by the coding sequence ATGTTCAAAATTTTAAAAATAGAGCAGAATCCTAAAAGACGAGAACTCTTTTATATTTTTTTGAATGATGGCAGAGTACTGGAATTAAAATATCAAACAATTCAACATTTTAAGCTGTTTGCTGATGATATTATAACGGAAAAACAATTAAATCTTATAATGTCTCACGATAATTATGAGAGAGCCAAGGATATAGCTCTTAAGTTTCTTGCTAAAAGGTCAAGAACAAAATATGAGATTTGTAAATATTTAAAGACAAAAGGTTTCCAGAATATGGAAATATTTCGAGTTTTACTTTTTTGTTACAATAAAGGTTTAATTAATGATTACGAATATGCTAAAAGATACACACTCGAATGTATTAATAGCAAAAAAGATGGATTATATAAGATAAGAAGAAAGTTGTTGGAAAAAGGGATATCAAAAAAGACTGTGAATAGAGTATTGAAGGAACTGGTAACTGAAGATAATCAACTGACAAATGCATTTACCCTTGCGCAGAAAAAACTTAAGCTTTTAAGTGGTAAGTCGAATAAGAAAGAAAAATTATATAGATATTTATTACAGAAAGGGTTTCCAAAGAATGTTATCTTCAAAGCTATCAATCATTTTAGTTAG